A single region of the Vicia villosa cultivar HV-30 ecotype Madison, WI linkage group LG4, Vvil1.0, whole genome shotgun sequence genome encodes:
- the LOC131596263 gene encoding uncharacterized protein LOC131596263, which yields MQSKFSLNNQNAKTMRRIWNLLSHNNPNKLFQSAFSIPTNFRVTPFRSYSDPSRIPKQNRPGPLVQYKNLVDQGKLQHDPYQEAVATELQNLLARLENYEREMEEYHVNLSNWEKSRENERQRILIEEVEKQQNEEDWWKRLNNKITERWTAGKRPENVESGVGKWVSYLKREKKLDSLVGRRPNAPPAPKGLYIYGNVGSGKTMLMDMFYSATEGIVKHRRRYHFHEAMLRINEHMHKIWKKQMEEKPLQSGIAGWIMNLPFDTKAKEWLAAEEKYKQEVQMKNILPAVADKFFLDRDGDKKGANILCFDEIQTVDVFAIVALSGILSRLLSSGTIIVATSNRAPKDLNEAGMVREIFQTLVSNLEEHCDKVLVGSEIDYRRFIAQRSVNRAHYLWPIERETTNEFEKKWLNATGQSGGKIISTAISVMFGRTLEVPESCEGVARFTFDYLCGRPLGAADYIAVADNYHTVFISDIPVMSMRIRDKARRFITLIDELYNHHSCLCCLASSSIDELFQGTEEGTLFDLESFQFETEAEGSKLRRDVLAEGNVGSGGTPVGITSILSGQEEMFTFQRAISRLIEMQTPLYLDGVSDFHPYFQRHHKKSQINCDNLLSESSSI from the exons ATGCAATCAAAATTTTCACTAAACAACCAAAACGCAAAAACAATGAGAAGAATCTGGAACCTTCTCTCCCATAACAACCCTAACAAACTCTTCCAATCCGCATTTTCAATCCCAACCAACTTCCGCGTCACTCCGTTTCGTTCTTACTCCGATCCATCACGCATTCCCAAGCAAAATCGTCCAG GACCGCTTGTGCAGTACAAAAATCTCGTTGATCAAGGGAAGTTGCAGCATGATCCTTACCAGGAAGCTGTTGCTACTGAGCTTCAGAATTTGTTAGCTAGGTTGGAGAATTATGAGAGGGAAATGGAAGAGTATCAT GTTAATTTATCGAATTGGGAGAAGAGTAGGGAGAACGAGCGGCAAAGGATTCTCATAGAGGAAGTTGAGAAGCAGCAGAATGAGGAGGATTGGTGGAAGCGGTTGAATAATAAAATCACTGAAAGATGGACCGCTgg GAAAAGACCCGAGAATGTGGAGTCAGGGGTAGGAAAATGGGTATCATATCTTAAACGTGAGAAGAAGCTGGATTCACTAGTTGGTCGCCGCCCAAATGCTCCTCCAGCTCCCAAAGGACTTTACATTTATGGCAATGTGGGCAGTG GGAAGACAATGCTGATGGACATGTTTTATAGTGCCACTGAAGGAATAGTTAAGCATCGGAGAAGGTATCACTTTCATGAG GCCATGCTTAGAATTAATGAGCATATGCACAAGATATGGAAGAAACAAATGGAAGAGAAGCCTTTGCAGTCAGGCATTGCTGGTTGGATTATGAATCTTCCCTTTGACACTAAAGCTAAAGAGTGGCTGGCTGCAGAAGAAAAATACAAGCAAGAGGTGCAAATGAAAAACATTCTTCCAGCTGTAGCAGATAAATTTTTTCTGGATCGAGATGGGGACAAAAAGGGAGCTAACATTTTGTGCTTTGATGAGATACAG ACTGTTGATGTATTTGCTATTGTGGCTTTATCTGGAATTCTAAGCAGATTGCTGAGTAGTGGAACTATAATTGTGGCTACAAGTAATCGAGCACCAAAGGACTTGAATGAG GCTGGTATGGTACGAGAAATCTTCCAAACCCTTGTCTCCAATTTGGAAGAACATTGTGATAAGGTGTTGGTTGGCAGTGAAATTGACTACCGTCGTTTTATAGCACAGAGATCAGTAAACCGG GCGCACTATTTATGGCCTATTGAAAGGGAAACCACcaatgaatttgagaaaaagTGGCTCAATGCAACAGGCCAATCTGGAGGAAAAATAATCTCTACCGCCATCTCAGTGATGTTTGGAAG GACTCTGgaggttcctgaaagctgcgAGGGAGTTGCCCGTTTTACATTTGACTATCTATGTGGTCGTCCG TTGGGTGCAGCGGATTATATTGCAGTAGCTGACAACTATCACACCGTTTTCATATCTGATATTCCAGTGATGAGTATGCGCATTCGTGACAAG GCACGGAGATTTATCACTCTTATTGATGAGTTATACAATCATCATTCTTGTCTATGTTGCTTGGCATCCTCTTCAATCGATGAATTATTTCAAGGAACCGAGGAGGGCACACTTTTTGACTTGGAGAG TTTCCAGTTTGAAACAGAAGCTGAAGGCAGTAAACTTCGCCGTGATGTCTTAGCAGAAGGCAACGTGGGTTCAGGGGGTACTCCTGTTGGAATCACATCCATACTATCTGGTCAGGAAGAGATGTTTACTTTTCAGAGAGCT
- the LOC131596265 gene encoding probable polygalacturonase At3g15720 translates to MELFVIGLLIISIVFCNSWIGFGENSFDVLKYGAKGDGTSDDTQAFVNAWKDLCGANEGTPTLIVPAKYTFFVRQARFKGPCKSQNLHIQINGNIVAPHRNAWGPCSQRWLYFLDVHGMKIDGSGVIDGRGEDWWKDVSGNLCPGLRPPTALLFEKCDNLQLSGLAHLNGPGFHIYVVHSQDVTISHINISSPVNSHNTDGIDISNSIRVNVHDSTIQSGDDCIAIKGGSQFIIVTQLTCGPSTHGISVGSLGGGGSEEFAESINVKNCTFNGAVSAVKIKTWPGGKGYVKSIVFDHIIVNEVDSPIYLDQHYMKTPEKENALKVSNVTISNVYGTFTSEEPIVLDCAKIGCDNITVQNIKITAVDPKKPSKTICNNVNGTTDDNVSPPLHCVKT, encoded by the exons ATG GAGTTATTTGTAATTGGCCTTTTGATAATTTCAATTGTGTTTTGTAATTCATGGATTGGATTTGGTGAGAATAGCTTTGATGTACTTAAATATGGTGCTAAAGGAGATGGCACCTCTGATGATACACAG gCTTTTGTGAATGCATGGAAAGATTTATGTGGTGCAAATGAAGGGACTCCAACCCTTATTGTACCAGCTAAATATACATTTTTTGTGCGTCAAGCAAGATTCAAAGGTCCTTGTAAATCTCAAAATCTTCATATTCag ATTAATGGAAATATAGTAGCACCTCACAGAAATGCATGGGGACCATGTTCACAAAGATGGCTTTATTTTCTTGATGTGCATGGTATGAAAATTGATGGATCAGGAGTGATCGATGGTAGGGGTGAAGATTGGTGGAAAGAT GTTAGTGGAAACCTTTGTCCGGGGTTACGGCCTCCTACG GCTTTACTATTTGAAAAATGTGACAACCTTCAGTTAAGTGGACTCGCTCATTTAAATGGACCAGGATTTCATATATATGTAGTCCATAGTCAAGATGTaacaatttcacatattaacataaGTTCGCCAGTAAATAGTCACAATACAGATGGAATTGATATCTCAAATTCAATTCGAGTTAATGTTCACGACTCCACAATACAAAGcg GTGATGATTGCATTGCTATTAAAGGTGGATCGCAATTTATCATTGTTACTCAACTTACATGTGGACCTTCTACTCATGGCATTAG TGTGGGGAGTTTAGGGGGCGGTGGATCTGAGGAATTTGCAGAAAGTATAAACGTCAAGAATTGCACTTTTAATGGAGCTGTTAGTGCAGTAAAAATCAAGACATGGCCA ggTGGAAAAGGGTACGTCAAATCTATTGTTTTTGATCATATCATAGTCAATGAAGTAGACAGTCCTATATACCTTGATCAACATTACATGAAAACTCCAGAAAAg GAAAATGCACTTAAAGTGAGTAATGTAACAATCAGTAATGTTTATGGAACATTTACTAGCGAAGAACCTATTGTGCTTGATTGTGCCAAGATAGGGTGTGACAATATTACCGTGCAAAATATCAAGATTACCGCAGTTGATCCAAAGAAGCCAAGTAAAACAATATGCAATAATGTTAATGGGACAACAGATGATAATGTTTCACCTCCTTTACACTGTGTAAAAACGTAA
- the LOC131596264 gene encoding pentatricopeptide repeat-containing protein At4g21065-like, whose protein sequence is MIKSKFFSTTITLQLPPNTPKTRLLEQTCLTLLQSHCNTFPKLTQIQTFIIKTGLQNNPLVLTKFASSSSNINAIHYASSFLFPSHQTPSPSYDAFLFNTVIRAYAQTQTHHSKSKALEFYRTMRRYGVSPNKFTFPFVLKGCAGVGSLRLGKLVHGEVVKFGFEDDLHVVNTMIHMYCCCEGEEGVEFAEKVFDDCPKTDLVTWSAMIGGFVRLGRSACAIGLFREMQVMGVCPDEITMVSVLSACADLGALELGKWLESYIERKNIPKSVELCNALIDMFAKCGDVDKATKLFGQMESRTIVSWTSVIAGYAMHGRGLDAVSLFDKMVENGITPDDVAFIGVLSACSHSGLVDRGRAYFKSMERNFNIVPKIEHYGCMVDLFCRGGFVKEAFEFVQKMPFEPNQIIWRTIITACHASGELKLGESISEELIKKEPMHESNYVLLSNIYAKLRQWEKKTKVREIMDMRGMKKVPGSTMIEVNNEMHEFVAGDKSHDQYKEIYEMVDEMGREIKRAGYVPTTSQVLLDIDDEDKEDALHRHSEKLAIAFALLNTPPGTSIRLVKNLRVCEDCHSATKFISKVYNREIIVRDRNRFHHFKNGLCSCRDFW, encoded by the exons ATGATAAAATCCAAGTTTTTCTCAACAACCATAACCCTCCAACTTCCCCCAAACACTCCAAAAACAAGACTTTTAGAACAAACCTGCTTAACACTTCTTCAATCCCACTGCAACACATTCCCAAAACTAACTCAAATCCAAACCTTCATCATCAAAACTGGCCTCCAAAACAATCCATTAGTCCTCACCAAATTCGCTTCATCTTCCTCCAACATCAACGCCATTCACTACGCTTCCTCATTCCTATTCCCATCTCACCAAACCCCATCTCCCTCCTACGATGCATTCCTCTTCAACACCGTTATCAGAGCCTACGCTCAAACTCAAACCCATCATTCTAAATCAAAGGCGCTGGAATTCTACAGAACCATGCGACGCTACGGTGTGTCGCCTAATAAATTCACGTTTCCGTTTGTTCTTAAGGGTTGTGCTGGTGTTGGGAGTTTGAGATTGGGGAAGTTGGTTCATGGGGAGGTGGTGAAGTTTGGGTTTGAAGATGATCTTCATGTTGTGAATACAATGATTCATATGTATTGTTGTTGTGAGGGGGAAGAAGGGGTTGAGTTTGCGGAGAAGGTGTTTGATGATTGTCCTAAGACGGATTTGGTGACGTGGAGTGCTATGATTGGTGGGTTTGTGCGTTTGGGGCGGTCTGCATGTGCTATTGGTTTGTTTAGGGAAATGCAG GTCATGGGTGTTTGCCCTGATGAGATCACAATGGTTTCTGTTTTGTCTGCATGTGCTGATTTGGGAGCACTTGAGCTTGGAAAATGGCTGGAATCATACATTGAGAGGAAAAACATTCCAAAGTCTGTGGAACTCTGTAACGCACTGATAGACATGTTTGCAAAGTGTGGCGATGTTGATAAAGCCACCAAACTGTTCGGACAAATGGAGTCACGCACCATAGTTTCATGGACTTCAGTAATAGCTGGTTATGCGATGCACGGTCGTGGTTTAGATGCTGTTTCTCTATTTGACAAAATGGTTGAAAATGGAATAACACCTGACGATGTTGCTTTCATTGGCGTGCTCTCTGCTTGTAGTCACTCGGGGCTTGTTGACAGAGGAAGAGCTTATTTCAAATCAATGGAAAGGAATTTCAACATTGTGCCaaagatagaacactatggatgcATGGTGGATTTGTTTTGTAGAGGgggatttgttaaagaagcattTGAGTTTGTTCAAAAGATGCCTtttgaaccaaaccaaatcatatGGAGAACCATAATCACTGCTTGTCATGCAAGTGGAGAACTCAAGCTTGGAGAGAGTATCTCCGAAGAGCTAATAAAAAAGGAGCCGATGCACGAGTCTAATTACGTTTTACTGTCGAACATTTATGCAAAATTGCGACAATGGGAGAAGAAGACTAAGGTGAGGGAGATAATGGatatgagagggatgaagaagGTTCCAGGGAGTACCATGATTGAGGTAAACAATGAAATGCATGAGTTTGTTGCCGGTGATAAGTCTCATGATCAGTATAAGGAGATATATGAAATGGTGGATGAGATGGGAAGGGAAATCAAAAGGGCAGGGTATGTTCCTACAACATCTCAAGTGTTGCTTGACATCGATGATGAAGATAAAGAAGATGCTTTGCATAGACATAGTGAGAAGCTTGCCATAGCTTTTGCTCTTTTGAACACTCCCCCTGGAACATCCATTAGGCTTGTGAAGAACTTGCGTGTTTGTGAAGATTGTCACTCTGCTACTAAGTTTATATCTAAGGTTTATAATCGAGAGATCATTGTCCGGGACCGCAATCGATTTCACCATTTCAAGAATGGTCTGTGCTCTTGTAGAGACTTTTGGTAA
- the LOC131600467 gene encoding probable polygalacturonase At3g15720: MDMLITALLIISIVFCNSWVGFGKNTFDVLKYGAKGDGTSDDTDAFVKAFKDLCEAKKGTPTLEVPAGHTFLVHQHIFKGPCNSQNLHIKLDGTILAPHRNAWGACSKRWLQFVDVHGITFDGSGVIDGNGEDWWKDYNSTTQCNGSPTALIFEKCDGLQLSGTSHLNGPGSHLYVVHSKDVSISHININATASSHNTDGIDLTNAIRVNIQDSTIQDGDDCIAIKGGSQFINVTHVTCGPTSHGISVGSLGGNESEEFAENINIKNCTFNGAISAVKIKTWPGGKGYVKSVVFDHIIVNEVNNPIYLDQHYMQTPEKPDALKVSNITISNISGTYTSEEPIVLDCAKIGCDNITLQHIKLTAVDPTKPSKTICNNVNGTTDDDVSPSLNCVKT; the protein is encoded by the exons ATG GACATGCTTATAACTGCCCTTTTGATAATTTCTATTGTATTTTGCAACTCATGGGTTGGATTTGGTAAAAATACCTTTGATGTACTTAAATATGGTGCCAAAGGAGATGGCACTTCTGATGATACAGAT gcCTTTGTGAAAGCATTTAAAGATTTATGTGAAGCAAAAAAAGGGACTCCAACCCTTGAGGTACCAGCTGGACATACATTTCTTGTGCATCAACATATTTTCAAAGGTCCTTGCAATTCTCAAAATCTTCATATTAAG CTTGATGGAACTATACTAGCACCTCATAGAAATGCATGGGGTGCATGCTCAAAAAGATGGCTTCAGTTTGTTGATGTGCATGGGATTACATTTGATGGATCAGGAGTGATCGATGGTAATGGTGAAGATTGGTGGAAAGAT TATAACTCAACTACACAATGTAATGGATCACCTACG GctttaatatttgaaaaatgtGACGGACTTCAATTAAGTGGGACCAGTCATTTAAATGGGCCAGGATCTCATTTATATGTAGTCCATAGTAAAGATGTATCAATCTCGCATATTAATATAAATGCGACAGCCAGTAGTCACAATACTGATGGAATTGATCTCACAAATGCAATTCGAGTAAATATTCAAGACTCCACAATACAAGACG GCGATGATTGCATTGCTATTAAAGGTGGTTCACAATTCATTAATGTCACTCATGTTACATGTGGACCTACTAGTCATGGCATTAG TGTGGGAAGTCTAGGGGGTAATGAATCTGAGGAATTTGCAGAAAATATAAACATCAAGAATTGCACTTTCAATGGAGCTATTAGTGCAGTAAAAATCAAGACATGGCCA GGTGGAAAAGGATACGTCAAATCTGTTGTTTTCGATCACATCATAGTCAATGAAGTAAACAACCCTATATATCTTGATCAACATTACATGCAAACTCCAGAAAAG CCAGACGCACTTAAAGTGAGTAATATAACAATTAGTAATATTTCGGGAACATATACTAGCGAAGAACCTATTGTGCTAGATTGTGCCAAGATAGGGTGTGACAATATTACCTTGCAGCATATTAAGCTTACTGCAGTTGACCCAACGAAACCAAGTAAAACAATATGCAATAATGTTAATGGAACAACAGATGATGATGTTTCACCTTCTTTAAACTGTGTAAAAACATAA